In Artemia franciscana chromosome 8, ASM3288406v1, whole genome shotgun sequence, a genomic segment contains:
- the LOC136030408 gene encoding uncharacterized protein LOC136030408 isoform X2, translated as MESPSKGEQVAKTEFATPRSSAPSLLSSLLYAPRTGLSAGMDMVMSLPGAFGQGPGILYSGATNAMNVTCEMIKTRIPSLPFGSDWTGSDHEEDSLSLDLDENHFAAPEVNPLCNYCLYYDLACRQG; from the coding sequence atggAATCACCTAGTAAAGGTGAACAAGTTGCCAAGACTGAATTTGCAACTCCTCGAAGTTCAGCACCATCATTGTTAAGCAGTTTATTGTATGCTCCTCGAACTGGTCTTAGTGCTGGAATGGACATGGTCATGAGTCTTCCTGGAGCTTTTGGACAAGGGCCAGGGATCCTTTATTCAGGAGCAACTAATGCTATGAATGTCACATGTGAAATGATTAAGACAAGAATTCCAAGCCTCCCTTTTGGCTCAGATTGGACAGGAAGTGATCATGAAGAAGATTCTCTAAGTTTGGATTTGGATGAGAATCATTTTGCTGCACCTGAGGTAAACCCCTTATGTAACTATTGCTTGTACTATGACCTTGCCTGCCGACAAGGGTGA